Proteins from a single region of Megalopta genalis isolate 19385.01 chromosome 3, iyMegGena1_principal, whole genome shotgun sequence:
- the LOC143259086 gene encoding odorant receptor 4-like encodes MRRVPFCGQSLSGFLGANMMKPVAVQEQNVVQSRNPHYEKDIVYIFKIARWILNSIGIWPNLLQNSYQFLPKIMIGFWNVILLFAIIPFTLYLTLEEKSVVMRLKLIGLFTFCTITLLKYWALTAYKPNLKYCIEFVQHDWIEVKKIEDRKLMLKYGNVGRNLTVISLVFMYTGGFMYHTIMPYAIGTSVDEHNRTIKPLVYPMYSGFFNPQDSPYYELVYTAHCLCGYMIYSVTIGACALAALFVTHVCGQIDIMILRLHNLADLKENTNLHLQLVNIVQHHIRMLRFSTVVGTLLQEVCLLEFIGSTFIICMLEYYTITDWNDNNRVGLVTYFLLLLSFMFNMFILCYIGELLVEKTGNVGVLCFTINWYHLPVDTMRGLILIIGISRFPSKISAGKIADLNLSTFGNIIKTTLVYLSFLRTSVV; translated from the exons ATGCGGCGAGTCCCCTTTTGTGGACAGTCGCTTTCAGGCTTCCTAGGAGCAAACATGATGAAACCTGTCGCAGTTCAAGAACAGAACGTCGTTCAATCGCGAAACCCGCACTACGAGAAAGAcattgtctacattttcaagaTTGCAAGATGGATTCTGAATTCGATTGGCATTTGGCCGAACCTCTTGCAGAACAGTTACCAATTTCTTCCAAAAATCATGATTGGATTCTGGAATGTTATTTTACTGTTTGCGATAATACCGTTCACTTTGTATCTCACGCTCGAGGAGAAGAGCGTAGTGATGAGATTAAAGCTTATTGGTCTCTTTACCTTCTGTACAATAACTCTACTGAAATATTGGGCGCTCACCGCGTACAAGCCAAACCTCAAATACTGCATTGAATTCGTTCAACACGATTGGATAGAG GTCAAGAAGATTGAGGATCGCAAATTGATGCTGAAGTATGGTAATGTCGGACGAAATTTAACGGTAATAAGCCTGGTGTTCATGTACACAGGCGGTTTCATGTACCACACGATCATGCCGTACGCGATCGGTACCTCCGTCGATGAACACAATCGTACGATCAAGCCACTGGTTTATCCAATGTACAGCGGCTTCTTCAACCCACAAGATAGTCCTTATTACGAATTGGTATACACTGCCCACTGTTTATGCGGTTACATGATTTATTCCGTTACAATTGGTGCTTGTGCATTGGCAGCGTTGTTTGTCACTCACGTCTGCGGCCAGATCGACATCATGATACTAAGACTTCACAACCTAGCCGACCTCAAAGAGAATACGAACCTGCATCTACAATTAGTAAACATCGTTCAACACCACATACGAATGCTAAG ATTTTCGACAGTGGTAGGGACACTTCTGCAAGAAGTATGTTTACTGGAATTCATTGGTTCAACTTTTATCATTTGTATGCttgaatattatactataacg GATTGGAATGACAACAACAGAGTCGGCCTTGTTACATATTTTTTGCTACTGTTATCTTTCATGTTCAATATGTTCATACTATGCTACATTGGTGAACTTCTGGTAGAAAAG ACTGGTAATGTTGGAGTGCTATGCTTTACAATTAATTGGTATCATCTCCCCGTCGACACGATGCGCGGTTTAATTTTGATCATCGGCATATCAAGGTTTCCCTCGAAAATCTCTGCCGGCAAGATAGCTGATTTGAATCTGTCGACTTTTGGAAAC ATTATCAAAACAACACTGGTTTATTTAAGTTTTCTACGAACGTCTGTTGTGTAA
- the LOC143259094 gene encoding odorant receptor 10-like isoform X1, translated as MTKPIAVREQDVSKSRNPYYEDDIIYIFKITKWILNSIGIWPSLLENSNQFLPKIVIGLWNVILLFAIVPFTLYLSIEEKDMMARFKLIGLYTFCTMTLLKYWALTAYKSNLKYCIEFVQHDWKEVKKGEDRKLMLKYGNVGRNLTIICLVFMYSGGFMYHTIMPYAIGTSVDEHNRTIKPLVYPMYSGFFNPQESSYYELVYAAHCLCGYMITSVTIGACALAALFITHVCGQVDIMILKLQNLTDIKENTNLHLQLVNIVQHHIRMLRFSTVVGTLLQEVCLMEFIGTTFIICTLEYYTVRDWNDNNRVGLVTYFLLLLSFMFNMFILCYIGELLVEKTGNVGLLCFTIDWYHLPVDTMRGLILIIGVSRFPSKISAGQIADLNLSTFGSVMKTSLAYLSVLRTTIA; from the exons ATGACGAAACCTATAGCAGTTCGAGAACAGGACGTCAGTAAATCGCGGAACCCGTACTATGAGGACGACATTATCTACATTTTCAAGATCACCAAATGGATTCTCAATTCGATTGGCATTTGGCCAAGCCTCTTGGAGAACAGTAACCAATTTCTTCCGAAAATCGTGATTGGACTCTGGAACGTTATTCTACTGTTCGCGATAGTACCGTTCACTTTGTACCTCTCGATCGAGGAGAAGGACATGATGGCGAGATTTAAGCTCATCGGTCTCTACACCTTCTGTACAATGACTCTACTGAAATATTGGGCGCTCACCGCGTACAAGTCGAACCTCAAGTACTGCATTGAATTCGTGCAACATGATTGGAAAGAG GTTAAGAAGGGAGAGGATCGCAAGTTGATGCTGAAGTATGGCAATGTCGGACGAAATTTAACGATAATATGTCTGGTGTTCATGTATTCGGGCGGTTTCATGTACCACACGATCATGCCGTACGCGATCGGTACCTCCGTCGATGAACACAATCGTACGATCAAGCCACTGGTTTATCCAATGTACAGCGGCTTCTTCAACCCACAAGAGAGTTCCTATTACGAATTGGTATACGCTGCTCACTGTTTATGCGGTTACATGATTACTTCCGTGACAATTGGTGCTTGTGCATTGGCCGCGTTGTTTATCACTCACGTGTGTGGCCAAGTCGACATCATGATACTAAAACTGCAGAACTTAACCGACATCAAAGAGAATACGAACCTGCATCTGCAATTGGTAAACATCGTTCAACATCACATACGAATGCTAAG ATTTTCGACAGTGGTAGGGACACTTCTGCAAGAAGTATGTTTAATGGAGTTCATTGGTACAACTTTTATCATTTGTACGCTTGAATATTATACTGTAAGG GATTGGAATGACAACAACAGAGTCGGCCTTGTTACATATTTTTTGCTACTGTTATCTTTCATGTTCAATATGTTCATATTGTGCTACATTGGAGAACTTCTGGTAGAAAAG ACTGGTAATGTTGGACTGTTATGTTTTACAATTGATTGGTATCATCTTCCCGTCGACACGATGCGCGGTTTAATTTTGATCATCGGTGTATCAAGGTTTCCCTCGAAAATCTCTGCCGGGCAGATAGCTGATTTAAATCTGTCGACTTTTGGAAGC GTTATGAAAACATCACTGGCCTATTTAAGTGTCCTTCGGACAACTattgcttaa
- the LOC143259094 gene encoding odorant receptor 10-like isoform X2 → MTKPIAVREQDVSKSRNPYYEDDIIYIFKITKWILNSIGIWPSLLENSNQFLPKIVIGLWNVILLFAIVPFTLYLSIEEKDMMARFKLIGLYTFCTMTLLKYWALTAYKSNLKYCIEFVQHDWKEVKKGEDRKLMLKYGNVGRNLTIICLVFMYSGGFMYHTIMPYAIGTSVDEHNRTIKPLVYPMYSGFFNPQESSYYELVYAAHCLCGYMITSVTIGACALAALFITHVCGQVDIMILKLQNLTDIKENTNLHLQLVNIVQHHIRMLRFSTVVGTLLQEVCLMEFIGTTFIICTLEYYTDWNDNNRVGLVTYFLLLLSFMFNMFILCYIGELLVEKTGNVGLLCFTIDWYHLPVDTMRGLILIIGVSRFPSKISAGQIADLNLSTFGSVMKTSLAYLSVLRTTIA, encoded by the exons ATGACGAAACCTATAGCAGTTCGAGAACAGGACGTCAGTAAATCGCGGAACCCGTACTATGAGGACGACATTATCTACATTTTCAAGATCACCAAATGGATTCTCAATTCGATTGGCATTTGGCCAAGCCTCTTGGAGAACAGTAACCAATTTCTTCCGAAAATCGTGATTGGACTCTGGAACGTTATTCTACTGTTCGCGATAGTACCGTTCACTTTGTACCTCTCGATCGAGGAGAAGGACATGATGGCGAGATTTAAGCTCATCGGTCTCTACACCTTCTGTACAATGACTCTACTGAAATATTGGGCGCTCACCGCGTACAAGTCGAACCTCAAGTACTGCATTGAATTCGTGCAACATGATTGGAAAGAG GTTAAGAAGGGAGAGGATCGCAAGTTGATGCTGAAGTATGGCAATGTCGGACGAAATTTAACGATAATATGTCTGGTGTTCATGTATTCGGGCGGTTTCATGTACCACACGATCATGCCGTACGCGATCGGTACCTCCGTCGATGAACACAATCGTACGATCAAGCCACTGGTTTATCCAATGTACAGCGGCTTCTTCAACCCACAAGAGAGTTCCTATTACGAATTGGTATACGCTGCTCACTGTTTATGCGGTTACATGATTACTTCCGTGACAATTGGTGCTTGTGCATTGGCCGCGTTGTTTATCACTCACGTGTGTGGCCAAGTCGACATCATGATACTAAAACTGCAGAACTTAACCGACATCAAAGAGAATACGAACCTGCATCTGCAATTGGTAAACATCGTTCAACATCACATACGAATGCTAAG ATTTTCGACAGTGGTAGGGACACTTCTGCAAGAAGTATGTTTAATGGAGTTCATTGGTACAACTTTTATCATTTGTACGCTTGAATATTATACT GATTGGAATGACAACAACAGAGTCGGCCTTGTTACATATTTTTTGCTACTGTTATCTTTCATGTTCAATATGTTCATATTGTGCTACATTGGAGAACTTCTGGTAGAAAAG ACTGGTAATGTTGGACTGTTATGTTTTACAATTGATTGGTATCATCTTCCCGTCGACACGATGCGCGGTTTAATTTTGATCATCGGTGTATCAAGGTTTCCCTCGAAAATCTCTGCCGGGCAGATAGCTGATTTAAATCTGTCGACTTTTGGAAGC GTTATGAAAACATCACTGGCCTATTTAAGTGTCCTTCGGACAACTattgcttaa
- the LOC143259087 gene encoding odorant receptor 4-like, with product MRLDPLGDQSLKNLLCVSMNSNKVPDQNVGKPRNPYYEEDVVYIFKPSKWILKSIGIWPGSLKGSNQFLEKFAVGLSNTILAFSIIPFTMYLTIEEKNTMVIVRLMGSVIYCWLSLFKYWSIIACKPTLKHCIQIVKDDWKEVERREDRELMLKYGNMSRNLTILCVVLMYSGGFMYHTIVQYAIGTHIDEYNRTIKPLSYRAYSGLFDPQKRPYYDLVFAMHVMCGYIINSVSISVCGLAALFATHICGQIDILILNLQNLAVHKKKTNLNPRLAKIIEHHVRTLRFSSMIETLLQEACFLEFIGSTFIICMLEYYTIMDWKDNNRVSLVTYFLLLLSFMFNIFILCYIGDLLVEKTGNVGLLCFTIDWYHLPVETMRGLILIIGISRFPSKISAGKIADLNLSTFGNVMKTSLVYLSFLRTSIA from the exons ATGCGACTAGACCCTCTTGGCGATCAGTCGCTGAAGAACCTTCTATGCGTGAGCATGAATTCTAATAAAGTTCCAGATCAGAATGTCGGCAAACCGCGAAATCCGTACTACGAAGAAGACGTTGTCTACATATTCAAGCCAAGCAAATGGATCTTGAAATCGATCGGCATTTGGCCAGGCTCCTTGAAAGGCAGCAACCAATTTCTTGAAAAATTTGCGGTCGGTCTGTCGAATACTATTTTGGCTTTCTCGATAATACCGTTCACTATGTACCTCACGATAGAAGAAAAGAATACGATGGTCATAGTGAGACTTATGGGTTCGGTAATCTACTGTTGGTTATCTCTGTTCAAATATTGGTCAATCATCGCGTGCAAGCCCACCCTCAAGCACTGCATTCAGATCGTGAAAGACGACTGGAAAGAG GTGGAGCGAAGAGAAGACCGTGAATTGATGCTGAAGTATGGTAACATGAGTCGAAATCTAACGATACTGTGCGTGGTGTTGATGTACTCAGGCGGTTTTATGTACCATACGATCGTGCAATACGCGATCGGTACGCACATCGACGAATACAATCGGACAATCAAACCGCTGAGTTATCGCGCATACAGCGGACTTTTTGACCCACAGAAGAGGCCTTATTACGATCTGGTGTTTGCTATGCACGTTATGTGTGGATACATTATAAATTCTGTGTCGATCAGTGTATGCGGTTTGGCCGCGTTGTTTGCCACTCACATCTGTGGCCAAATCGACATTCTGATACTAAATTTGCAAAATTTGGCTGTCCACAAAAAGAAGACGAACCTGAACCCACGATTAGCAAAGATCATCGAGCACCATGTGCGGACGTTAAG ATTTTCATCAATGATAGAGACACTTCTGCAAGAAGCATGTTTTCTGGAATTCATTGGTTCAACTTTTATCATTTGTATGCttgaatattatactataatg GATTGGAAGGACAACAACAGAGTTAGTCTTGTTACATATTTTTTGCTACTATTATCTTTTATGTTCAATATATTCATACTGTGCTACATTGGAGATCTTCTGGTAGAGAAG ACTGGTAATGTTGGATTGTTATGTTTTACAATTGATTGGTATCATCTTCCCGTCGAAACGATGCGCGGTTTAATTTTGATCATCGGCATATCAAGGTTTCCCTCAAAAATCTCTGCCGGTAAAATAGCTGATTTAAATCTGTCAACTTTTGGAAAC GTTATGAAAACATCACTGGTCTATTTAAGTTTTCTACGAACATCTATTGCATAA